The window TTTGCAGGGTGGAATATTGTGGTTTCAAAATTTGACGGAGAATCCTCGTAGTGTTTTGGGTTCCATGTTTCCATTGCTGATTGGAGTTTTGCATTATACGAATGTACAGGTGCCCAGCTGGCTTATCGCATCTGTAGTTGTGGGAATTAACAAACATATGCTGACTTATATTCTGTCTTAACAACAGATTTCCTTTTCAAGACTGCTGGCTCGTGAAAATCCTTATCTCATTGACTTACTTGCAAAAGTGAGTCGTTTGCCTAGAAGCTATACTTTTAGTAGCCCTTATTGGACTGTTGACATAATTAACAACTTTgcatcatttatttattttttcccttttggCATATATGTTTGTAAATACATTTTTGCATCTTAACAGTTTACGTAAATGTTTCCTTTTAAGTCTTGCTGCAGGCCTACAAGAAGTATTTGGATTTGATAACATTCCCAATCATATGTATTGGTTTCTGCATACCCCAGGTAATCTTTGTTGTTACTCGCAAACTGGTTTATTCACCTTCTGGAACTGTTTGTCATCTTTATCATTAATGGAATAAACAGTTTTACCTGTATGAGTAATGCAGAAATGGAATTGTGTTTCAGAGATTTTTGAGATGATTGTGTTCAGTTGGATGGTTTAGTTCCTTGTGAAATAATTCTCATTGAGATTCTGTTCCTTGCTGCTTCAAGTAGATTTTGCTGTAATTGGTAGTCTTGAAATCTATTATTGTTTATCCTTCTTGGTTCACATCTATGGATACATGTTAGAATCCTCTTTGCtgcattaaatatttttgtgatgatcaatattattttgagaatgtattttttcattcacatgTTACCCTTCTATGAACAATTCTCTGCTTTGATTTGCAGGGATCTTTAGTCTATTGGGTAACCAATGCAACAGTAAGTGTTGTCCAGGTATTCCCTGACTCTCTCTTCCCTCCTGTTTGAGCAGTGAtgcacccaaaaaaaaaaaatcttcctATAGCAGGTCTTATATAAACaattgagttggatatattCTCATGGAAGCCATGCCATTAACTGTGCAGCAAATATCTCTCAGGCATCCCACAATTCAAATGAAGCTGGGTTTGCCAAAGGAGGATATTCTTCCCGAAAGGGATCCATACTCTGACCAGATGGTGACATCTGAAATAACCTTTCTAGGTTCAGAAACAACGCAAAAAGAAACTTCTGAACAGGATTTGTCTCCCAGGGAGTTGCTTGCTGTGAGCATTTAAATATGATGTGTCTTCTACAATTTCAAGGGATTCATTTTTGGTTGCGTTCTGATCTTATTTGAAATTGTCAACAGCTATCACTAAAACTAACATCTGAAGGGAACCGAGATCGAGCAATTTCATTGCTAAAGTAACTGATGTACTTCCCTTGGATCTTTTTTCTTATCCTTCTTCTTCAGATGCTAATCGTTCATTTTTTATTGCAGAATGGCACTTAAAAACGACCCTGACTATATTACAGCAATGATCATTCTGGGACAGACTCTGTTGCAAAGAGAGGAGCCAGAAGAAGCTGCCCTATATTTAGAGGGTGCTATTTCCAAGGTCTGTACCTTGCTATTTTAGTCATTCTAtctaaattattttctaagTATGCATGATTCTAGAATTTTTAGTCCTGTCATGGTGGTTAACCTAATTTGTCAATTATTTATGACTTTATATGCCATCTCTATTACTGATCTTCCATTGCTCCTCATACCTGATTTCACCATGAGCTTTGACCAACTTAAGACAGTTTTGATGTCAACATTTTTCCTCTACCCTGAGCGTGTTCAAATTTTTGTGGTCCAGTTATTTCGTGTTAGCTATCTAACGGAAGCTGAGTATCTATATCTTTTAATGGTTGCATCTCAATGGGCAGGCGTCGCTTATATACAGCAGGTATGCTCTATAATGCTGTGACAGTAAATTAGATCCAAATTTTCGTTTGTTATGTGGTTCCAGTTTTCATCCATAATATCTAAGAACAGTCAATCCCAGATGAGTCAATATGAATATATTCCTTTCCTATTCTCATAAAAGTACATAAAACtgagagaaaatttcattctatTTGAACACTGTGTGGAATCCAGAATTAGTAACAAACATAGGATTAGGATGGAGAAACTGCAGTACATGATTGCTTTCACAGTGAATGTCTTTTAATTCGTGGCCGCTCAAAGGCGCAGTTTTGTTCCAAGAATAATGGGTAATGTCTTAATTGGTTCACGGTGGAGCTGGAGTTCGAACACTTGAGGAATGAAATCCCATTAAGGACTACTAATTATCTTTATGTTTGGCTGACAACTTTTGTTTATGGGCTTAGAGCTACTATTGATCCTTGAAAGAACATTAAAGTCTATACTGTAACTTGTTGGGTTGAACTTTCTCTCTGTGGATTCATATAATTTGCTTCGACTTATCTTTTTTGCCAGTCTAAGTACGCTCAAGGAATAATACATCTTGAAAGAATTGCATTGTTGAAGGAGCCCAAGGAACCGAAGAGCAAAGCCGATTATTATGAAGGGTTGGTGTTGCTGGCAAGGTAAGGCTGGAGCGATTCTCTACTGGTTTCGGCAGTCGATAGAGCATCTTTTCCATCTCCCGAGGATAACCAACTCATGGGATTGTTTTGTTTTCATGCAGTGCCTTGTTCAAAGAAGGTCGTAGGGCTGAAGCTGCAAAGTATCTGCGACGAGCTGCAGCTTACGATTCTCGTTATGATCAACTGCTAGAACAATGTGAGAAGGAAACTCAGAACTTTGTCAGGGATCTCGTTAACAGCAGGAGAGGGGACTACTGAATGGATAGTCTTCCAAGGGCAGCTCTGCACGTCCGATGTAACAATAAAGACCAAATCAAGCAGGCGTTCCTGGGAGGTTAGAGGTGAGACTGTAAATATGATTACTGTGGATAGTTCTCTACTGTAATTAAGTAGATCTTTTCCTTGGCGTGGCTGGGCCATCCTGGACTTGAACCAGAGACCTCACCCTTGAAGTAAATCACCGCACCTATGGTCCAACCAATTGGGAGAGAATCAATAGATTCCTTTTCGGGAGCTATTCATCCTTCCCAAACGCAGCATACAACTCTTGGTTGCACTGCGCTCTCCAAGTTAATTCTTTTGAATAACCAGTTACACTAAAGGATGTGGTCAATATGGCTAGAACCACACCTGTAACCCACGTTAATTCAAGAGGTTTTTTAAAACTGCGGGTCAGGTTAGATAAAATTGAAGTTCTTGTCATTAGTCCCAAAGATTTCAAATTATGTAAATCTATATTTGTTAccaaaatattgaaaaaaaaaggaaataaaggaTGCTTGGGAAATTGTGGCTTTAAATGTCAGTTAATTGCTTCTTTGtttctatacatatatgtatatgtatatatggatatatatgtatatgtatatatatatatatatatatttatttatttattttgcttttggGTTACCAAGAATAGGTATGTATTAGCGGGTAGTCGCATCTCCGGCCCCGAGAGCTATGGCGTAGTGGGCGGTCACGCTCCCTTTTGTCAGCTTACATGAACTCTCTTAAGTTAAGAGTGGACTCCCTTACAGGCATCCTGGCAACACACGGTTTTCTCGCTTTACGAAGACTGCGACTACACGGCGCGGTTCGATCTTAGGATTTCAAAGAATTACTAGGCCAACCTACTTTGGTGGTGCGTAGGTATAAGTGGTCAATGGATGTGGAGATGTGTTGATGAATATGGTGTTGGTGTTATTATGATGTTGGACAGTGTCGTTACGGGGCGACCAAGCAGCCATCCAACAACAGTGCCTCTCGGTCCCATATGTCTCTCTTTCCAATCAAATGAGGATTGAAGAAATTAGATTTTTCCAGGACATTGGAAAAGGATCAATCGAGAGTTTGTCCCTCGACCAAAACTGTCAATTAATTTCACTTCGCCCCCAACAGTTCACGGCTCTTTTAAGTTGGCGCCGTGATATGCGGATAGTTGCTCCGAGAGATGCCCCTAAATAGGATCATTAGAA of the Punica granatum isolate Tunisia-2019 chromosome 6, ASM765513v2, whole genome shotgun sequence genome contains:
- the LOC116210291 gene encoding ALBINO3-like protein 2, chloroplastic isoform X2, whose protein sequence is MAATIHVRRCALLRSSPSVIHSGRPLSSPKPFHSSRLLASVGAPLPSAQPPFQSNRFFSASSAGEHSQLWGTGQSTTARSEHDGCTSSGLSDAAQDVLSSVADDGPILPVNVLISLLDRCHDLSGLPWWVVIASSTMAMRIALLPVLVIQLRKLKRIAELTPKLPPPLPPPFSGRSYLDHIILFQRERRASGCPSLLWMLSSFSVQVPCFLLWVATIRKMSLDNHTGFDSGGILWFQNLTENPRSVLGSMFPLLIGVLHYTNVQISFSRLLARENPYLIDLLAKAYKKYLDLITFPIICIGFCIPQGSLVYWVTNATQISLRHPTIQMKLGLPKEDILPERDPYSDQMVTSEITFLGSETTQKETSEQDLSPRELLALSLKLTSEGNRDRAISLLKMALKNDPDYITAMIILGQTLLQREEPEEAALYLEGAISKLFRVSYLTEAEYLYLLMVASQWAGVAYIQQSKYAQGIIHLERIALLKEPKEPKSKADYYEGLVLLASALFKEGRRAEAAKYLRRAAAYDSRYDQLLEQCEKETQNFVRDLVNSRRGDY
- the LOC116210291 gene encoding ALBINO3-like protein 2, chloroplastic isoform X3; this translates as MAATIHVRRCALLRSSPSVIHSGRPLSSPKPFHSSRLLASVGAPLPSAQPPFQSNRFFSASSAGEHSQLWGTGQSTTARSEHDGCTSSGLSDAAQDVLSSVADDGPILPVNVLISLLDRCHDLSGLPWWVVIASSTMAMRIALLPVLVIQLRKLKRIAELTPKLPPPLPPPFSGRSYLDHIILFQRERRASGCPSLLWMLSSFSVQGGILWFQNLTENPRSVLGSMFPLLIGVLHYTNVQISFSRLLARENPYLIDLLAKAYKKYLDLITFPIICIGFCIPQGSLVYWVTNATVSVVQQISLRHPTIQMKLGLPKEDILPERDPYSDQMVTSEITFLGSETTQKETSEQDLSPRELLALSLKLTSEGNRDRAISLLKMALKNDPDYITAMIILGQTLLQREEPEEAALYLEGAISKLFRVSYLTEAEYLYLLMVASQWAGVAYIQQSKYAQGIIHLERIALLKEPKEPKSKADYYEGLVLLASALFKEGRRAEAAKYLRRAAAYDSRYDQLLEQCEKETQNFVRDLVNSRRGDY
- the LOC116210291 gene encoding ALBINO3-like protein 2, chloroplastic isoform X4 translates to MAATIHVRRCALLRSSPSVIHSGRPLSSPKPFHSSRLLASVGAPLPSAQPPFQSNRFFSASSAGEHSQLWGTGQSTTARSEHDGCTSSGLSDAAQDVLSSVADDGPILPVNVLISLLDRCHDLSGLPWWVVIASSTMAMRIALLPVLVIQLRKLKRIAELTPKLPPPLPPPFSGRSYLDHIILFQRERRASGCPSLLWMLSSFSVQISFSRLLARENPYLIDLLAKAYKKYLDLITFPIICIGFCIPQGSLVYWVTNATVSVVQQISLRHPTIQMKLGLPKEDILPERDPYSDQMVTSEITFLGSETTQKETSEQDLSPRELLALSLKLTSEGNRDRAISLLKMALKNDPDYITAMIILGQTLLQREEPEEAALYLEGAISKLFRVSYLTEAEYLYLLMVASQWAGVAYIQQSKYAQGIIHLERIALLKEPKEPKSKADYYEGLVLLASALFKEGRRAEAAKYLRRAAAYDSRYDQLLEQCEKETQNFVRDLVNSRRGDY
- the LOC116210291 gene encoding ALBINO3-like protein 2, chloroplastic isoform X5, coding for MAATIHVRRCALLRSSPSVIHSGRPLSSPKPFHSSRLLASVGAPLPSAQPPFQSNRFFSASSAGEHSQLWGTGQSTTARSEHDGCTSSGLSDAAQDVLSSVADDGPILPVNVLISLLDRCHDLSGLPWWVVIASSTMAMRIALLPVLVIQLRKLKRIAELTPKLPPPLPPPFSGRSYLDHIILFQRERRASGCPSLLWMLSSFSVQAYKKYLDLITFPIICIGFCIPQGSLVYWVTNATVSVVQQISLRHPTIQMKLGLPKEDILPERDPYSDQMVTSEITFLGSETTQKETSEQDLSPRELLALSLKLTSEGNRDRAISLLKMALKNDPDYITAMIILGQTLLQREEPEEAALYLEGAISKLFRVSYLTEAEYLYLLMVASQWAGVAYIQQSKYAQGIIHLERIALLKEPKEPKSKADYYEGLVLLASALFKEGRRAEAAKYLRRAAAYDSRYDQLLEQCEKETQNFVRDLVNSRRGDY
- the LOC116210291 gene encoding ALBINO3-like protein 2, chloroplastic isoform X6; the protein is MAATIHVRRCALLRSSPSVIHSGRPLSSPKPFHSSRLLASVGAPLPSAQPPFQSNRFFSASSAGEHSQLWGTGQSTTARSEHDGCTSSGLSDAAQDVLSSVADDGPILPVNVLISLLDRCHDLSGLPWWVVIASSTMAMRIALLPVLVIQLRKLKRIAELTPKLPPPLPPPFSGRSYLDHIILFQRERRASGCPSLLWMLSSFSVQAYKKYLDLITFPIICIGFCIPQGSLVYWVTNATQISLRHPTIQMKLGLPKEDILPERDPYSDQMVTSEITFLGSETTQKETSEQDLSPRELLALSLKLTSEGNRDRAISLLKMALKNDPDYITAMIILGQTLLQREEPEEAALYLEGAISKLFRVSYLTEAEYLYLLMVASQWAGVAYIQQSKYAQGIIHLERIALLKEPKEPKSKADYYEGLVLLASALFKEGRRAEAAKYLRRAAAYDSRYDQLLEQCEKETQNFVRDLVNSRRGDY
- the LOC116210291 gene encoding ALBINO3-like protein 2, chloroplastic isoform X1 is translated as MAATIHVRRCALLRSSPSVIHSGRPLSSPKPFHSSRLLASVGAPLPSAQPPFQSNRFFSASSAGEHSQLWGTGQSTTARSEHDGCTSSGLSDAAQDVLSSVADDGPILPVNVLISLLDRCHDLSGLPWWVVIASSTMAMRIALLPVLVIQLRKLKRIAELTPKLPPPLPPPFSGRSYLDHIILFQRERRASGCPSLLWMLSSFSVQVPCFLLWVATIRKMSLDNHTGFDSGGILWFQNLTENPRSVLGSMFPLLIGVLHYTNVQISFSRLLARENPYLIDLLAKAYKKYLDLITFPIICIGFCIPQGSLVYWVTNATVSVVQQISLRHPTIQMKLGLPKEDILPERDPYSDQMVTSEITFLGSETTQKETSEQDLSPRELLALSLKLTSEGNRDRAISLLKMALKNDPDYITAMIILGQTLLQREEPEEAALYLEGAISKLFRVSYLTEAEYLYLLMVASQWAGVAYIQQSKYAQGIIHLERIALLKEPKEPKSKADYYEGLVLLASALFKEGRRAEAAKYLRRAAAYDSRYDQLLEQCEKETQNFVRDLVNSRRGDY